GCGCGCTGTCGCAGATGCAGCTTGACGCATTGCGCGCCGCTCATCTGCCGCCGACCGGCTACTGGCGGCGCACCCATGCCTGCTACGAAGCGGCGGAAAAGCTCGGGGCGGGCGAACGCAAGATCCAGGACGACACGCTGAACGACGAACGCCCCACCAGCGTGCGCGCCGCCTATGTGCTGTGCGTGCTGATGCACACGGCCAGTCCGTTCGGCCTGACGCACCGCCAGCTGCGCATGCTGTACCGCTGGCTCGGCAAGTGGTCCGGCAAGGTGGCACTGCTCGACACTGCGATCCACCAGTGCGCGCTGCCGCCACTGATGCTCGATCTGTCGAGCGACGAGGCGATCGCGCGTGCCGCCCAGCGTGAAAGCTCGCTGCGCTGGCTGGTGCTGGATGAGTTTTCGCACGGCATCCGCAAGCGGCTGGGGCTGCTTGCGCAGGGTGAAACACCGGTCGCGCTGCGTCTGGGCGACGAACTGAGCCCGGCCCAGGCCGACCGGCTGCTGCGCCACCTGCACACGCACTGCTGCCGCGGTGGCCTGACACGCGCCGAACCGAGACGACCGCTGCAGCAGAACGCATCGGTGGTCGTCGGCATGCTGGCGGTGCAGCAGTTTTTTGGCGGAGGCGCCGCTGCGCTTGACGTACTGCAATCCACCAGCGCGCCGGCCACCACCGCCACCGGCTATCTGGTCGAAGACTGGCGCATCCTCGACGACAGCGCCACCGGTCTGCGACTGGGCCGTCGCATCGGCGGCGACGGCATGCGCGTGAGCAACGGGATGCTGCTGGCGGTACGGCCGGACAACGCCCCCCAATTCATGCTGGCGCACATCTGCTGGGTCATGGCGAATGGCGTCGAACTGCAGATCGGCATCAGCCTGCTCGCCGGCACCCCCCAGCCGGTAGGGCTGGCCCGCGCGCCCGACGGCCAGGGCGAACATCAGGGGCATGGCCTGCTGATGCCAGCCGTCGAGCGCATCGGCCAACCGGAATGCGTCGCGCTGCCGTCAGGCTGGTATCGCAAGTCGCGCGACATCCTGCTGTCGGGAGACGCCGGCCGGCGGCGCGTGCGGCTGGTTGAATCGCTGGAGCGCGGTGCCGATTTCGACCTCGCGCGCATCGAGCCCGCAGCATGACCGACATTCCGCCCCTGCCCGGCACGTTGAATTACCGCGACGCGCGCCAGTGCAGAACACTGATTGCTGAACTGCCGCTGACCAATGTGCCGCGGGTGCGCGATACGCTGACCCGGCTGCTGTACGGTCTGCGCCAGACACCGCCGCGCAGCCCGGATTACCTCGACGTGCTTGAAGCCATGCGGGCACCGCTGCATTTCCTGCAGGAAAGCCTGGCCGTGCGCTACAGCAGCCGGCCGGTGATTCCGGGCGGCGCTGAAGACCCGGTGCTGCGCCAGGTGGTTGCGCTGTGGCTGGGCATGGCGCAGGGCTATGCGCAGGCGGCTGAGCAGACCGGCGTGCATCCGCTGTCCGATACACAACTCGCGCTGGTCTGCCAACGCTGCGTGCTGTATGCCGGCCGGGCGGTGATCGAGTATTTCCGCGCCCGGCGGACCATTCCGCGCGGCATGTGGCTGGAACTGCACGGCTACTTCAGCACGGCCGACGAATGGGGATTCGCCACCCAGCCGGTGGCCGACAGCCTGAAGGAGGGCGGCTACCCACAGAGCGCGGCGGAATCGTACTGCTGCGTGCTGCTGATCGACCTGTCGAACCCGTACGGCCGCAGTCCGCGCGAGTTCGAATGGGTGTGCCGCTGGGCCGACCAGTACGCCAGCCTGACCGAAATCATGCCGGTGTTCGGAGGCACAGACGCCAAGACCTATGCCATCGACCTCAACCGAGACAACGGTGCCAAGCCGCTGGAGGTTTTCGCCCGCGCGCCATCGCTGCGTCGGCTCGGCTCGGCCCGGCTGGCCAGCGAGATCGAGCGCGTCGTGGCGGGACTCAAGCAAGGTCTGTCACCGGAACATCTCGGCCTGGGCGCCGATTGCCACCCCGTTTCGGCGGGCCGCCTGCTGCTGCTGCTGTACAAGCCGTGGTGCCACGCCGCCAATCCGCGCCGCTTCCAGCGGCGCATCGGCACCGGTGACATCGATATCGCCCTCGGCTTCGAAGCGATGCACTTCCTGATCAGCGGCAGCGAATTCGTCCAGCCGCCGCCCGCTCGCATCTACAGCCACAGCGACTTCATCGACATCGCCACCTTCGGCGAACGCGCCCACGATGGCGCCGGTCTGGCGGTACGGCAGGCCAGCGCGCGGGCGCACTATCCGACGCAGCGCTGGGCCATGCTCGACCACAGCGTGATGGGCTATCGCCTGCGCGCGCCTCCGGACACCGGCCCGGTGGAGCACGCACAGATCGTGGCGGTATTCGGGCCTGACGCCGAACACTGGCGACTGGCCCGCGTATCCTGGTTGATGGTCGAAGCCGACGCCCGCCTGCTGGTCGGGCTGCATGTGCTGCCCGGCACGCCACGCGCCATCGCCATACGTCCGAAGGCCGAAGACGGCGCCCCCGCCGAGCGCTTCATTCGTGCCTTTCTGCTGCCAGCCGTACAGGTGATGGGCGAGGAAGCCACGCTGGTCGTGCCACGCGGCTGGTTCCAGCAGGACCGCGCGCTGGAAATCTATCTGAACGACAGCGTGCTCGGCGTGACCCTGACCCGGCTGAATACCTTCGGCATCAATTACGAACGGGTGGCATTCAGCGAACTGGTGAAATAGCCGGCCGTACGATCCTTGCGGGATCGGGCCCTGCGGAAACCTAGGCTGCCACCGCCTGTGCCTGCCTCAATGTGCGCCGGGCCGGAAAGCGCACGGTAAAGCAGCTGCCCTTGCCCGGTTCGCTGACGACATTCAGCGTCGCCTGGTGGCGTTCGAGCACGTGCTTGACGATGGCAAGACCCAGACCGGTACCGCCGGTCTCGCGCGACCGGCCACGATCGACCCGGTAAAAGCGTTCGGTCAGGCGCGGTATGTGCTGCGCATCGATGCCGATCCCGTTGTCCTCGACCGAAAATACCCCGCAGCCGTCCACCACCGTCCAGCCCAGTCGCACCCGACCGCCATCCGGCGTGTAGCGCACCGCATTGCTGGCCAGATTGCCGAGCGCGCTGCGCAGATCGCGCGCGCAGCCGGTGAGCGCGCCGGGCGGGCCGTCCAGTTCGAGCAGCACTTCGTGCCGCCCGCCCGACAGCGCACGTGTTTCGATCATCACGATGTCGAGCAGATTGCGCATGTCGACCGCCTCCTCAGACATCGGCGCATCGGTTTCCAGCGCCGACAGCGTCAGCAGATCCTCAACCAGACGCTGCATGCGCACCGACTGCTGCTGCGCCATCGCGATGAAGGACAGTGCCTGTTCGTGTGGCAGTTCGGGCAGCGCGTCCTCCAGCGTTTCGAGGAAGCCATGAATCACCGTCAGCGGTGTCTTCATTTCGTGTGACACGTTGGCAACGAAGTCGCGCCGCATCGTTTCGAGCTTTTCGAGTTGCGTGATGTCGCGCGACAGCAGCAGCTTCTGCTCGTCGCCGAAGGCCACCACGCGGATCTGCAGCGTACGGCCCGGCTGGCGCGGCGAAGGCATCGACAGGGGATCGGCATAGTCGCCCGATTGCAGGTAGTTGGCGAACTCCGGCTGACGCAGCAGGTTGAGCAGCGGACTGCCGATATCGCGTTGCCCGTCGAGTCCCAGATGCTGCTCGGCCATCGGATTCAGCCATTCGATCACCTCATCACGCGACATGATCAGCGTGCCATCAGGCATCGCACGGCTGGCTTCGCGCATGCGCTCGAGCCGGCTGCGCAGGTCTTCGCGCAGATGTCGCGCATTGCGCTCCCGCCGAGCCAGCTTGGCGAACAGGAATTCCCACTGACCGGCGCCATCGGGCAGCGCGGTATCGACGGTCGAATTGAGCCAGTGATCGAAGCGGCCGATCTCGTACTGGTCGCGCAGACTCCCCGCCAGCAGCACGCCGACCGCCAGCGCCAGCCCGAACACGATCGACCCGGCGATCAGCCCGGTCAGCACGCAGGCGCCAACGAGCACCACGCGCAGCAGGACGCGATACCAGAATTCACGCATGGCGGGACGATCCGTTCATTTGCGGATTATCGCGCGCTATTCCTTCTGGCAGGACAGTCTGTAGCCGCTGCCACGCACGGTCTGGATCAGCGCGTCGTGGCCGCTCGCTTCGAGCACGCTGCGCAGGCGACGGATATGCACATCGACGGTGCGCTCCTCGACGAACACATGATCGCCCCACACGCTGTCGAGCAGCTGGGCGCGCGAATGCACGCGCTCGGCGTGCGTCATGAAGAAGTGCAGCAGACGGAATTCGGTCGGGCCCAGCATGACGGCTGCGCCGCGCGCGGTGACGCGATGAGTCGCCGGGTCGAGGCGCAGGCCTTCGATCTCGACCGGGTCTTCGGTCGCCTGCGGCTTCTGGCGGCGCAGTACGGCCTTTATGCGGGCCGCAAGTTCGCGCGGAGAGAACGGCTTGGTGACGTAGTCGTCGGCGCCGGTTTCCAGCCCGGTCACCTTGGACTGTTCGTCACCGCGCGCGGTCAGCATGATGATGGGCACGCCGCGCGTGCGTTCATCGCTTCGCAACCTGCGTGCAAGATCAATGCCGCTTTGCCCGGGCAGCATCCAGTCAAGCAGCACCAGATCCGGCAGTTCGGCCTGCATCAGTCGCAGCGCGGTTTCGGCGTCGAGCGCGCGCAGCGGATCGTGGCCGGTGCGCGTGAGGGTCACGCTGATCAGTTCCTGAATGGACGGTTCGTCCTCGACAACGAGTATGCGGGCCATGACGATGAAGGTCGTTCCGGTGATGGATCGCTGCGAAGTCTATTTCAGTACGATGACGATTTAGTGACAGCGTCTGGCCTCTGCGTGCGCGTTCACGAAGGCAGTGCGTGCGGCGCGCGGTATCATCGGCCTTCTTCGTATCGAATGCAGAAAACCATGGCCGGTCTGGACAAGGACACCCCGATTCCCACGGAAATAAAGGTGCAGCAGAAATCGAAGCTGATGGACGTCAGTTTCGACAACGGCCGGCACTTCAGCTTCAGTTTCGAGTTCCTGCGCGTGTGCTCGCCATCGGCCGAGGTACGCGGCCACGGACCGGGCCAGGAAACGCTGCAGGTCGGCAAGCGTGACGTCGACATCACGCGCGTCGAGCCGGTCGGTGCCTACGCGGTGAAGCCGGTATTTTCCGATGGCCACGACAGCGGCATCTACTCCTGGGACTATCTGTACTTGCTGGGCGAGAACCAGCAAGCCCTGTGGTCCGATTATCTGGCCCGCCTCGATGCCGCCGGCGCCAGCCGCGATCCCGCGCTGACGCCTCCGCCCTCAGCCAAGGGCGGCTGCGGTACCGGTGGCCGCGGCCACTCGCATTGAGCTGAACATGAGCGAACCGTCCACCGATTTCGGATTCGAGCGCGTCGCCGAGGCGGCGAAGGCGAAGCGGGTGTCGAGCGTGTTTTCGTCGGTCGCACGGCGTTACGACATCATGAACGACCTGATGTCCGGCGGCCTGCACCGCGGCTGGAAGGCGTTCGCCATCCAGATGGCAGGCGTGCGTGCGGGTCAGCGCGTGCTCGACGTGGCAGCCGGCACCGGCGACCTGACCATTGCGCATGCCAAACGCGCTGGCGAAACAGGCGAGGTATGGCACACCGACATCAATCCTGACATGCTGCGCGAAGGCCGCGACCGGCTGACCAATGCCGGCCTGCTGCTGCCCAGCCTGCTGTGCGACGCCGAAAAGCTGCCGTTCCCGGACAATTACTTCGATTGCGTCACGGTCGCCTTCGGCCTGCGCAACATGACGCACAAGGACCGCGCGCTGGCCGAATTCCGTCGCGTGCTCAAGCCGGGCGGCCGCGTGCTGGTGCTGGAATTCTCGCGTGTCGCCAAACCGCTGGAAAAGGCCTACGACCTGTACTCGTTCAAGGTGCTGCCGTGGCTGGGTCGGCATGTGGCGAAGGATGAGGCGAGCTATCGCTATCTTGCCGAGTCGA
The sequence above is a segment of the Methyloversatilis sp. RAC08 genome. Coding sequences within it:
- the phoR gene encoding phosphate regulon sensor histidine kinase PhoR — its product is MREFWYRVLLRVVLVGACVLTGLIAGSIVFGLALAVGVLLAGSLRDQYEIGRFDHWLNSTVDTALPDGAGQWEFLFAKLARRERNARHLREDLRSRLERMREASRAMPDGTLIMSRDEVIEWLNPMAEQHLGLDGQRDIGSPLLNLLRQPEFANYLQSGDYADPLSMPSPRQPGRTLQIRVVAFGDEQKLLLSRDITQLEKLETMRRDFVANVSHEMKTPLTVIHGFLETLEDALPELPHEQALSFIAMAQQQSVRMQRLVEDLLTLSALETDAPMSEEAVDMRNLLDIVMIETRALSGGRHEVLLELDGPPGALTGCARDLRSALGNLASNAVRYTPDGGRVRLGWTVVDGCGVFSVEDNGIGIDAQHIPRLTERFYRVDRGRSRETGGTGLGLAIVKHVLERHQATLNVVSEPGKGSCFTVRFPARRTLRQAQAVAA
- the phoB gene encoding phosphate regulon transcriptional regulator PhoB, with the translated sequence MARILVVEDEPSIQELISVTLTRTGHDPLRALDAETALRLMQAELPDLVLLDWMLPGQSGIDLARRLRSDERTRGVPIIMLTARGDEQSKVTGLETGADDYVTKPFSPRELAARIKAVLRRQKPQATEDPVEIEGLRLDPATHRVTARGAAVMLGPTEFRLLHFFMTHAERVHSRAQLLDSVWGDHVFVEERTVDVHIRRLRSVLEASGHDALIQTVRGSGYRLSCQKE
- a CDS encoding gamma-butyrobetaine hydroxylase-like domain-containing protein, which gives rise to MAGLDKDTPIPTEIKVQQKSKLMDVSFDNGRHFSFSFEFLRVCSPSAEVRGHGPGQETLQVGKRDVDITRVEPVGAYAVKPVFSDGHDSGIYSWDYLYLLGENQQALWSDYLARLDAAGASRDPALTPPPSAKGGCGTGGRGHSH
- the ubiE gene encoding bifunctional demethylmenaquinone methyltransferase/2-methoxy-6-polyprenyl-1,4-benzoquinol methylase UbiE; the encoded protein is MSEPSTDFGFERVAEAAKAKRVSSVFSSVARRYDIMNDLMSGGLHRGWKAFAIQMAGVRAGQRVLDVAAGTGDLTIAHAKRAGETGEVWHTDINPDMLREGRDRLTNAGLLLPSLLCDAEKLPFPDNYFDCVTVAFGLRNMTHKDRALAEFRRVLKPGGRVLVLEFSRVAKPLEKAYDLYSFKVLPWLGRHVAKDEASYRYLAESIRMHPDQDTLAGMMRDAGLGRVEYFNLSAGVVALHRGFKL